A genomic window from Paucibacter sp. KCTC 42545 includes:
- a CDS encoding hemerythrin domain-containing protein gives MSTLTWTDDLALQHPQIDQTHQEFVALLNRWGDAVSAGDESKILPLYQELLAHTEAHFGMEEGWMAATGFAPDNCHTKQHTMVLDVMRQVLVHAQAHGDFEPMGNLVPELVKWFPAHAEMMDAALIFHMNQVGFDAATGQLAKPLATEATSISSCGSNSCG, from the coding sequence ATGAGTACCCTCACCTGGACCGACGACCTGGCCCTGCAACACCCGCAGATTGACCAGACCCATCAAGAATTCGTGGCACTGCTGAACCGCTGGGGTGACGCGGTGAGCGCTGGCGATGAGTCAAAAATCTTGCCGCTCTACCAAGAGCTGCTGGCGCACACCGAGGCCCATTTCGGCATGGAAGAAGGCTGGATGGCAGCCACCGGCTTCGCCCCCGACAACTGCCATACCAAACAACACACGATGGTGCTGGACGTGATGCGCCAAGTGCTGGTGCACGCCCAGGCGCATGGCGACTTCGAGCCCATGGGCAATCTGGTGCCCGAACTGGTGAAATGGTTCCCGGCCCATGCCGAGATGATGGACGCGGCGCTGATTTTCCATATGAATCAGGTCGGCTTTGACGCGGCCACCGGCCAGCTCGCCAAGCCACTGGCCACAGAGGCGACCAGCATCAGCTC
- a CDS encoding YccF domain-containing protein — protein MRTIGNILWLILGGFVMGLGWWLAGALAFITIVGIPWGRACFVIGQFAFLPFGREAVDRASVTGQQDIGTGPLGLLGNIIWFVFAGVWLAMGHLVSALACFITVIGIPFGIQHLKLAVLALMPIGKTIVTR, from the coding sequence ATGCGAACGATAGGCAATATCTTGTGGTTGATTCTGGGCGGCTTTGTCATGGGCCTGGGCTGGTGGCTGGCTGGCGCGCTGGCCTTCATCACCATCGTGGGCATCCCCTGGGGCCGCGCCTGCTTCGTGATCGGCCAGTTCGCTTTTCTGCCCTTCGGCCGTGAGGCTGTGGACCGCGCCAGCGTCACCGGCCAGCAAGACATTGGCACCGGCCCCTTGGGCCTGCTGGGCAACATCATCTGGTTTGTCTTCGCCGGCGTCTGGCTAGCCATGGGCCATTTGGTCTCGGCCCTGGCCTGTTTCATCACCGTCATCGGCATTCCTTTTGGCATCCAGCACCTCAAACTGGCCGTGCTGGCCTTGATGCCGATTGGCAAAACCATCGTCACCCGCTGA
- a CDS encoding sensor histidine kinase — translation MLKARLGLWLGVLVALVATQFAVVVWLVNQSELERSRSLRAKDALVQYIALAADKQRLKVWFAQYLLTDQAPVALRDQYLQRMQTALNELERLHREEQADASGLAGEAPLTRQPLDALQTNFRALRAQIQQAQPHIPHPNPSTERASVWSEMLSVFDISEGQDMRALIAQAITQQQAHSTAAEAAAQVALQRSRNVAIYSILSTIILSIGFVSYFAWDIRRRMRPLLDGTLALQAGQLEHRIGATGRDEFGRLGQSFNRMAEEIQLHRRNEETQRQRLEIAVAQRTADLHQANAQLLDIDRSRRQFFANISHELRTPTTAILGEAEITLRRSGHAESLYRDALERVASIARQLGARIGELMAVARQSEAGLQPELSLIDLTEPLRAALEQVQATAAQQAHQLQWFNDAQTAMPSEPPQPLMLRGSLDKLTQLFTIVLDNALRYSPAGGQISVETQPAQGGAEWQVTISDTGIGMDEQELPLASERYWRSERARAMRPEGMGLGLTIAEDIVRAHGGRLNLLAREGGGTRVLISLPAALTDSTSNTGDKDNN, via the coding sequence ATGCTCAAAGCACGCCTGGGCCTGTGGTTGGGCGTGCTGGTGGCCTTGGTGGCCACCCAGTTTGCGGTGGTGGTGTGGCTGGTCAACCAGTCCGAGCTGGAGCGCTCCCGCAGCTTGCGCGCCAAAGACGCGCTGGTGCAATACATCGCCCTGGCCGCGGACAAGCAGCGGCTCAAGGTCTGGTTCGCCCAATACCTGCTGACCGACCAGGCGCCGGTGGCCCTGCGCGACCAGTATTTGCAGCGCATGCAAACCGCGCTCAATGAGCTCGAACGCCTGCACCGCGAAGAGCAAGCCGATGCCAGCGGCCTGGCCGGCGAGGCGCCGCTGACACGCCAGCCGCTCGACGCGCTGCAAACCAACTTCCGCGCCTTGCGGGCGCAGATCCAGCAGGCCCAGCCCCATATCCCCCACCCGAACCCCAGCACCGAGCGGGCCAGCGTGTGGAGCGAGATGCTCAGCGTTTTCGACATCTCGGAGGGCCAGGACATGCGCGCCCTGATCGCGCAAGCCATCACCCAGCAGCAAGCCCACAGCACCGCCGCCGAGGCCGCCGCCCAAGTGGCGCTGCAGCGCTCACGCAATGTGGCGATCTACAGCATCTTGAGCACCATCATCCTGTCGATCGGCTTTGTCAGCTACTTCGCCTGGGACATCAGGCGCCGCATGCGGCCCTTGTTGGACGGCACCCTGGCGCTGCAAGCCGGGCAGCTCGAGCATCGCATTGGCGCCACCGGCCGCGATGAATTCGGCCGCCTGGGGCAGAGCTTCAACCGCATGGCCGAAGAGATTCAGCTGCACCGCCGTAACGAGGAAACTCAGCGGCAGCGGCTCGAAATTGCCGTGGCCCAGCGCACCGCCGACCTGCACCAGGCCAATGCGCAGCTGCTGGACATTGACCGCTCGCGCCGCCAGTTCTTCGCCAATATCAGCCACGAATTGCGCACGCCCACCACCGCCATCCTGGGTGAAGCCGAGATCACGCTGCGCCGCAGCGGCCACGCCGAATCGCTGTACCGCGACGCGCTGGAGCGGGTGGCCAGCATTGCCCGCCAGCTCGGCGCCCGCATTGGTGAGTTGATGGCGGTGGCGCGGCAGAGCGAGGCCGGCCTGCAGCCGGAGCTGAGCCTGATCGACCTGACGGAGCCCTTGCGCGCCGCGCTGGAACAGGTGCAGGCCACGGCGGCACAGCAAGCCCATCAGCTGCAATGGTTCAACGACGCGCAAACCGCAATGCCCTCAGAGCCGCCGCAGCCATTGATGCTGCGCGGCAGCCTGGACAAGCTGACCCAGCTCTTCACCATCGTGCTGGACAACGCCCTGCGCTACAGCCCGGCGGGCGGGCAGATCAGCGTCGAAACTCAGCCCGCACAAGGCGGCGCTGAGTGGCAAGTCACCATCAGCGACACCGGCATCGGCATGGATGAACAAGAACTGCCTCTGGCCAGCGAACGCTACTGGCGCTCCGAGCGCGCACGCGCCATGCGCCCCGAGGGCATGGGCCTGGGCCTGACCATCGCCGAGGACATCGTGCGCGCCCATGGCGGCCGGCTCAATCTGCTGGCCCGCGAGGGTGGCGGCACGCGGGTGCTGATCAGCTTGCCCGCCGCCTTGACCGATAGCACCAGCAACACCGGCGACAAAGACAACAACTGA
- the argH gene encoding argininosuccinate lyase produces MTASADKPSDNQLANKSQAWSALFSEPMSELVKRYTASVFFDKRLWAADIQGSLAHAEMLLAQGILSAEDHAAIESGMAQIKGEIAAGQFDWKLDLEDVHLNIEARLTELVGLPAKRLHTGRSRNDQVATDVRLWLRSEIDELLQLLSALQLALVEVAEKNVEVILPGFTHLQVAQPVSFGHHLLAYVEMFARDAERLVDARRRVNRLPLGAAALAGTSYPLDRERVARTLGMVNDKGEACVCQNSLDAVSDRDFAIEFSAAAALVMVHISRLSEELILWMSQSFGFIDLADRFCTGSSIMPQKKNPDVPELARGKTGRVVGHLMGLITLMKGQPLAYNKDNQEDKEPLFDTVDTLKDTLRIFAEMAAGITVKPEAMERAALKGYATATDLADYLVKKGLAFRDAHEIVAHAVKTAIARGLDLSALPLAELQKFDARIGEDVFEVLSLRGSLNARNILGGTAPAQVRAQVARHRARLAA; encoded by the coding sequence GTCCCAAGCCTGGTCGGCCCTGTTTTCGGAACCCATGAGCGAGCTGGTCAAGCGCTACACCGCCAGCGTGTTTTTCGACAAGCGCCTGTGGGCCGCCGACATCCAAGGCAGCTTGGCGCACGCCGAAATGCTCTTGGCCCAAGGCATTCTGAGCGCTGAGGACCATGCCGCCATCGAGTCCGGCATGGCGCAGATCAAGGGCGAAATCGCCGCCGGCCAGTTCGACTGGAAGCTGGACCTGGAGGACGTGCACCTCAATATCGAAGCCCGCCTGACCGAGTTGGTCGGCCTGCCGGCCAAGCGCCTGCACACCGGCCGCAGCCGCAATGACCAGGTCGCCACCGATGTGCGCCTGTGGTTGCGCAGCGAAATCGACGAGTTGCTGCAACTGCTGAGCGCCTTGCAGCTGGCCCTGGTCGAGGTGGCGGAGAAGAACGTCGAGGTGATCCTGCCCGGCTTCACCCATTTACAAGTGGCGCAGCCGGTGAGCTTCGGCCACCATCTGCTGGCCTATGTGGAAATGTTCGCCCGCGATGCCGAGCGCCTGGTGGACGCACGCCGCCGCGTCAACCGCCTGCCCCTGGGCGCGGCCGCCCTGGCCGGCACCAGCTACCCGCTGGACCGCGAGCGCGTGGCTCGCACACTAGGCATGGTGAATGACAAAGGCGAAGCCTGCGTCTGCCAAAACAGCCTGGACGCCGTCAGCGACCGCGATTTCGCGATTGAATTCAGCGCCGCTGCCGCCCTGGTGATGGTGCACATCTCGCGCCTCTCGGAAGAGCTGATTCTGTGGATGAGCCAGAGCTTTGGTTTCATCGACCTGGCCGACCGTTTCTGCACCGGCTCCTCCATCATGCCGCAGAAGAAAAACCCCGATGTGCCCGAGCTGGCGCGCGGCAAGACCGGCCGCGTGGTCGGCCACCTGATGGGCCTGATCACCCTGATGAAGGGCCAGCCCCTGGCCTATAACAAGGACAACCAGGAAGACAAGGAACCGCTGTTCGACACGGTGGATACCTTGAAAGACACGCTGCGCATCTTTGCCGAAATGGCCGCTGGCATCACCGTCAAGCCCGAAGCGATGGAGCGTGCAGCCTTGAAGGGTTATGCCACCGCCACCGACCTGGCCGACTATTTGGTCAAGAAGGGCTTGGCCTTCCGTGATGCCCATGAGATCGTGGCCCATGCGGTGAAGACCGCCATCGCCCGCGGCCTGGACCTGAGCGCCCTGCCCTTGGCCGAGCTGCAGAAGTTTGATGCCCGCATCGGCGAGGATGTGTTCGAAGTGCTGAGCCTGCGCGGCTCGCTGAACGCCCGCAACATCCTGGGTGGCACCGCGCCCGCCCAGGTGCGCGCCCAAGTCGCACGCCACCGCGCCCGTCTGGCCGCCTGA
- a CDS encoding response regulator transcription factor gives MPHLLIVEDDRRVSDFLNRGLRAEGYQITVVERGDQVAKSVEQLQPDLVLLDVMLPGISGVEACQRLRANRCRLPVLMLTAMDAVEDKVAGLRCGADDYLTKPFAFEELLARIEALLRRAEQHAQGEPAGKARLLTLADLVFDLDRMQVRRAEQALVLTARELALLELLMRHPGRVFSRERILNTVWGYSEDPLTNVVDVYIRRLRAKIDEGHTPALIHTVRGLGYRLDVNP, from the coding sequence ATGCCCCACCTCTTGATCGTGGAAGACGACCGCCGCGTCTCCGATTTTTTGAACCGCGGCCTGCGTGCCGAGGGCTATCAAATCACGGTGGTGGAGCGAGGCGACCAGGTCGCCAAGAGCGTGGAGCAGTTGCAGCCCGACTTGGTCTTGCTCGATGTGATGCTGCCGGGCATCAGCGGCGTCGAGGCCTGCCAGCGCCTGCGCGCCAATCGCTGCCGACTGCCGGTGCTGATGCTCACGGCCATGGACGCGGTGGAAGACAAAGTAGCCGGCCTGCGCTGCGGCGCTGATGACTACCTCACCAAACCCTTTGCCTTTGAGGAATTGCTGGCCCGCATCGAAGCCCTGCTGCGCCGCGCTGAGCAGCATGCTCAGGGCGAACCGGCGGGCAAGGCCCGCTTGTTGACGCTGGCCGATTTGGTCTTTGACCTGGATCGCATGCAAGTGCGACGCGCCGAGCAGGCGCTGGTGCTGACAGCGCGCGAACTGGCCCTGCTGGAGCTATTGATGCGCCACCCAGGGCGGGTGTTCAGCCGCGAGCGCATTCTCAACACGGTGTGGGGCTACAGCGAAGACCCCCTGACCAATGTGGTGGACGTCTACATCCGCCGCCTGCGCGCCAAGATTGACGAGGGCCACACGCCTGCGCTGATCCACACCGTGCGTGGGCTGGGTTATCGGCTTGATGTGAATCCGTGA